Within the Kingella potus genome, the region TGCGTGCGAGTACGGCGGGCAGCGGCCAGGAGTGTTCGGGGGCGGCGTGCAGGAAGTCCATCACGCCGAAAGGTTCGTGTACGCGGACGAGGGTTGCGCGTCCGGCTTGGATTGTGCCTTTGACGAGGGCGAGGTGGGTTTCGCCGGTGAGTTTGTCCACATAGACGTGCTGGCGGAACGCGCCCCAGGGGGTGCGGATTTCGCTGTCGCCCATTTCTTCGAGCAGGCTTTCGTTGCGGCTGCGGTATTCGATAAGGTCGGCGATGGTGCCGATTTTGATGTTGTGGGCGGCGGCGAATTTTTTGAGTTCGGGCATCCGCGCCATGGTGCCGTCGTCGTTGAGGATTTCGCAGATGACTCCGGCGGGGGTCATGCCGCACATTTCGGTGAGGTCTACGGCGGCTTCGGTGTGGCCGGCACGGACGAGTACGCCGCCTTTTTGGGCGCGCAGGGGGAAGATGTGGCCGGGCTGGACGATGTCTTCGGGGCGGACGGAGGGGGATACGGCGGTGCGGATGGTGTGGGCGCGGTCGGCGGCGGAAATGCCGGTGGAGATGCCTTCGGCCGCTTCGATGGACACGGTGAAGTTGGTGCCGTATTGCGCGCCGTTTTTCTGGGTCATCTGCGGCAGGTTGATGCGGTCGACAAGCTCGTCGGCCATCGGCAGGCAGACAAGGCCGCGCGCGTGTTTGATCATGAAGTTGACGGCTTCGGGGGTAACCGCTTCGGCGGCCATAACGAGGTCGCCTTCGTTTTCGCGGTCTTCCGCGTCGGTGATGATGACCATTTTGCCGGCTTTGATGTCGGCGAGGATTTCGGGAATGGGGGAAACGGAAACGGCGGTCATGGCGGGTCTTTCGTGCGGTGCAAAAGCGGCGGATTGTATGCGCGGGGCGGGGTAATGGCAAATGAGGCCGTCTGAAAACGTTTTCAGACGGCCTGTTGTGTTTTTTATTCTTTCGGACGCAGCTCGCGGCGCAGGATTTTGCCGACATTGGATTTGGGCAGCTCGTCGCGGAATTCGATGTCTTTGGGGATTTTGTAGCCGGTCAGCTCGGTGCGGCAGAAGGCGGTGAGTTCTTCTTTGGTGAGCGTGGGGTCTTTGCGGACAACGAATACTTTGAGGGCTTCGCCGGTTTTCTCGTTGGGCACGCCGATGCAGGCGACTTCCATCACTTTGTCGTTGTGGGCGATGACTTCTTCGATTTCGTTGGGGTAAACATTGAAGCCGGACACGACGATCAGGTCTTTTTTGCGGTCGACCAGTTTGAGCCAGCCTTTTTCGTCCATCACGGCGATGTCGCCGGTTTCAAGAAAGCCGCGCGCGTCAATGGCTTTGGCGGTTTCTTCGGGGCGGTTCCAATAGCCCTGCATGACTTGGGGGCCTTTTACCCACAGTTCGCCCGCCTGTCCCTGCGGCACGAGCTTGCCGCCGGCATCGCGCAGCTCGATTTCGGTGGAGGGTATGGGCAGGCCGATGCCGCCGCCGAATGTTTCGATATTCAGCGGGTTGCAGCACACGCCCGGGCTGGCTTCGGTCAGACCGTAGGCTTCGACGATGGGGGTGCCTGTTACGGCTTTCCATTTTTCGGCCACGGCTTTCTGCGTGGCCATGCCGCCGCTGAGGGTGAGGCGCAGGTTGGAAAAATCGACGGCGGCAAAACCGGCTTGGTTGACGAGGCTGTTGAAGAGGGTGTTTACGCCGACAAAAACGCTGACGCGCTCTTTTTTCATGTCGCCGATAAAGCGTTTCATGTCGCGCGGGTTGGTAATCAGGATGATTTTGGAGCCGGCATCGGTAAATATCATCAGGTTTACGGTAAGCGCGAAAATGTGGTAGAGGGGCAGGGCGGCAATCACGGTTTCCCCGCCCTGGCGGAGCTGGTTTTTAATCCATTCGGCAGCCTGCATCATGTTGGCGCAGATGTTGCCGTGGCTGAGCACTGCGCCTTTGGCCACGCCGGTGGTGCCGCCGGTGTATTGCAGGAAGGCGGTGTCTTCGCGGGAAATGTCCACTTTTTCAAACGGCTGCGCCGCGCCCAGCTTCATGGCCGTGTTGAAGGAAACGGCGTTCGGAATATGGTATGCGGGTACCGCTTTTTTGATTGTGCGCAGGACGAAATTAACCAGCGTGCCTTTCAGCAGGCCCAGCATATCGCCGGCGGAGGCGACGATGACGTGTTTGATCTGTGTGTGCGGCAGCACCGTTTCCAGCGTGGCGGCGAAGTTTTCCAATACGACGATGACGGACGCGCCGCTGTCTTTGAGCTGGTGTTCCAGCTCGCGCGGGGTGTAGAGCGGGTTGGTATTGACCACGGTCATGCCGGCCTGCAACGCTCCGAACAGGGCCACCGGGTATTGCAGCAGGTTGGGCATCATCACGGCGACACGTTCGCCGCGCGGGAGTTTGAGCACGTTTTGCAGGTAGGAGGCAAAATCGGTAACCAGCTTGGCGGTTTGGGCATAGGTCAGCACTTTGCCCATGTTTTGGAAGGCGGGCTTGGCGGCGAATTTCTCCGCACTTTGGCTGAACACGTCGCTGACGGATTTGTAGCGCGTGATGTCGATTTCGGCGTTTACGCCGGGTTCGTAGCTTTGGAGCCAGATTTTTTCCATGTCGGGTCTTTCGTGATTTTGTTGCTGCAAAAACGTATTTTGAGGCCGTCTGAATGCTTTTCAGACGGCCTTTGCGGCGGCGGCCGTGCCGTTTTCGGGCATTTTCAGGCCGAGCAGGCGGATTTGGGCTTTGTTGTCGAGTTCTCTGACGGTGATTTGGAAGCCGTCTATCAGGATGCGGTCGCCGGCCACGGGCATATCGCCGAAGTGGCGGCGGAAGAGTTCGTCCAGGCTCAGGCCGCGTTCGGCTTCATCTACCGGCAGGCCGTACACTTCGGCCAGATCGCCCACCACGGTGTCGGGATTGAGGCTGAACGCGCCGAAGAAGCTGCGTTCGGCGCTGTCGGCGGCGGCAAACTGTTTGGCGAAATCGTCGCCGAGCTTTTCGTCGAGGATAAACCATACTATGTCGCCCGCCTGCATTTGGGTGCTGGGCAGTATGTTTACCGTTTGGCCGCCGCGTATCAGGGCGAATGTCCGGCCGTCTGAAAAGCGGTCGCGCGTCATGGCCGAGGGATGGCTGCCGGCGGCATCCGATCCTTCTTCCACTTTGAACGACTGCAAAGACACCGCCAGTTTGTCGGCCAGCCAGATTTCGCGCTGCGCCAGCGGCTCGGGGCGCGGCGGCAGCACGACTTTGAGCAGGCGGGCGAACCCGGGAATGGTGGAGCCTTGAATCAGCAGCGACAGAATCACCACGGCAAAGGCCACGTCAAACAGCATCAGCGCGTCGGGCACGCCCGCCATCAGCGGTGTAATCGCCAGCGTAATCGGCACCGCGCCGCGCAGGCCGACCCAGCTTATGTAGGCCACTTCGCGCGGCTTGTAACGGAAGAATTTGAGCGAGGTCCACACCGCGATCGGGCGGGCGACGAGAATCAGGAAGGCGGCGATTACGACGGCGTTCAAGCCGTTTTCCAGCAGCCGCGCAGGGCTGACCAGCAGGCCCAGCACCAAGAACATCGAGGCCTGTGCCAGCCATGCCAAGCCGTCCATCACGTTTAAAACGTGTTCGGTGGAGCTGTTGCGCGAGTTGCCGATGAACACACCAGCCAGATACACGGCGAGGAAGCCGCTGCCCCCCAACAGGTTGGTGGTGGCGAAAACCAAAAGCCCGCCGGAGGCGATAAGGATGGCATACAGGCCTTCGGCCAGGCGGATGCGCTCGAGCATCCGCGCCAGCACTTTGCCCGCCAGATAGCCGAAGAGCAGCCCCAGTCCGAGTTGTTTGAACAGGAGGGTCAGCATTTGCGCCAGGCCCGTTTCGGCGGGGTTCATAATCAGCCCGATCAGCGCGCTGACCAAAAGAATCGCCATCGGGTCGTTGCAGCCGCTTTCCAATTCCAGCGTGGCCAGAATACGGGAATTGAGGCGCACGCCGCTGCTGCGCATCAGGGAAAATACCGCCGCCGCGTCGGTGGAGCCGACAATTGCCGCCATCAGCAGACCCATGCGCCAGTCGATGTTCAGGAAAAAGGTGGTAAACAGGCCGAGCAGGGCGACGGTGGCAATCACGCCCCAGCTTGCCAGAACGACGGAGGGTTTGATGGCAAGGCGGAAGCTGTCGAATTTGGTGCGCAGGCCGCCGTCGAGCAGAATCACCGCCAATGCAAGCTGTCCGACCAGATTGGCGGCGGCGAAATTGTTGAACTGCAGGCCGCCCAAACCTTCGCCGCCCGCCAGCATCCCCACGCCGAGGAAGACCAAAAGCAGCGGCATGCCGAAACGGGTGGACACGCGCGAGGCAACGACGCTGATAAACAGCAGTAGGGCGATAATCAGGAAAAAAGTATTGAGTGAATCCACGGGCGGGCTTTCTTCGGTTGCGGGTTATCGGACGGTGGGGGGAGTTGTGCGCAGCAGTTTGGTTTATCCGGCCGGGTTGCGGCTGTGCCGGATAAAAATCCGGATTGTGCGGCCTGCGGGCGGATGCGGGCAAAACGGACGGATTCTAGCATAGGAATACGCCGTATCAGGCGGCAAAGGCCGTCTGAATATCGTTTTCAGACGGCCTTTGCCGCGTTTATTCGGGGTCGGGATCGTCGCTGAATGCGTTTGCGCGGAAAATCGGGATGAAACAATACAGATACAGCGCGAACGCGGCAGCCAGCAAAACGGCGGGCGCAGCCATCAGAAACAGCGGATGATACGCCTGCAAAACGGTGCGGCAGACGGCGGCGGCGGCCAGGCAGACAAAGGCGGCAATGGCGGGGGCGGGATAGTCGAGGCGGGCAAAGCCGCTGTGGCGCAGTCCGGCGGTGAGGAAGATCAGCATCACCGCGCCGAGCATCGCGCCGACGGTAATCAGGTGCAGCGGCGCACCCTGCGGTTTTTCCAGCAGCGTACACGCGCCCAGCCAGAGATAGCCGAGTGCGGCGGCAAGCTGGATGAGGTAGTAAAACGCAACGTAGTGTTTGCGCAAAAGCTCCCAATGGTGCAGCTCGCGCAGCTTGGCGAGCACGGTGAAGCCGGCAGCCAGAGCCATAAACCCCGCCGCTTGCGCGGGCAGCAGCAGTTCGGCGGCGGCATACAGCAGCAGAAACAGGATGGCGGTGTTTTTATAGACGAAATTGGGGATGAACACCGGGTCTTTCAGACGGCATTCCTTCAAGGCTTCCGCGCCCAAGACGATGCTCACGCGGAAAGAAACCAGCATCACGGCGGCAATGTTGAGATGAACCAGAGTGCGCAGCAAACGCCAGTCGCCGGTGTGGGCATAGGCCGTCTGAACGGCGGCAAACAGGGCAAGCAGCAGCAATACGGCAAACTGTTTGCTATTGCGTCCGCGCCACACCAGCCAGGAGCAGAAAAGAAACAGGATTATCCAGCAGGCGGCGGCGGCAAACGCGGAGGCCTGCGGGAAAAACGGCAGCGACAGGGCGGCAAAGGCCAGCGGCGCGGCGAGGATGCAGCCTATGGTTTTCAGACGGCCTGTATAGTCCGTCCAATCGGGCATGGCGGTCAGCAGAAAGCCGCAGTAGGCCGCCACGGGCAGCAGCTGCAAAAACACCAGCCGGTGAAACAGCACCGCATCGCCGCGCAGAAAAAACGATGCCGCGCCGGCCACGGCCGCCGCCGCCGCCGCCGTGAAAAACGGCCGCATCGGATGGGTAAAGAATTTACTCATAGTAGCGCACCCCGCCAAATTCGCGTGCCGCAACGGCTTCTTCGTAAGCCGAATCGCGCCGGTGCAGCGGCTCGGGCAGGAAAATGGTTTTTTCCACCCCCATGCCCTTGGGGGCAAGCAGCATGATTTCACGGCTCAGGCGCACGGCTTCAAAGCGGTCGTGCGTAACCAGCAGGCAGGCCCAGCCTTCGCGCTCGATTTTCTCCACCAGCATCGCCGCCAGCACATCGCGCAAATCCCTGTCCAATCCGACAAACGGCTCGTCGAGCAGAGCCAGGTCGCAGCCGCACAGCATCAGCCGCAAAAACGCCACCCGCTTGGCCATGCCGCCCGAGAGTTCGGCCGGATATTTGTGCAAATCGCCCGCCGTCAGCCCCACTTTTTCCGCCAGCGCGAGGATTGCGCCTTCATCCGCCCGCTCCATAAACACCGCGATGTTCTGCATCGCCGTCAGGTTGTCCGGCAGGCGGTTTTCCTGAAACAGAAAACCCGTTTTGCGGAAGGTGTTTTTCAGACGGCCTGATTTGGGTGTTTCCAGCCCCGCCGCCAGCCGCAGCACCGTGGTTTTGCCGCAGCCGCTGGGGCCGAACAGCGTTTTGACTTCGCCCGCATTGAGCGACAGCGAAAAATCGCGCACCACCGCATCGCGCAGAATATCGAAACGCAGATGTCTGATTTCCAGCATCACCTTCTCCACGGCATAAACAGAATTTCCAAAGGCTTGATGACCAGGTATTCGAACAAGGCCACAAATGCCACCACCAAAACCACATAGGCCATCACGGTAGAGGTTTCCAACATTGCCCGCGCGTCGGCAATCTTTGCCCCTATGCCCTCGTCCGCACCCAACAGCTCGGCCATAATCACCACTTTTACCCCCATCGCCACCGCCACGCCCACGCTCGAAATCAGATAGCCCGTGAGGTGCGGCAGATAGAGATAGCGGATTTTTTTCACCAGCCCCAAACGGTAAGCGTCAAACAATTCTTCGTTTTTCTTGTCCACGCCGGCCATCCCCACCGCCGCGCCGGAAAAGGTCAGCGGCGTAACCAGCACCACCACGGTAAACAGCACGCCCGGATTGCCGAAGCCGAACCAGAACAAAGCCATCACCACCCACACAATCGGCGGCATCGCCAGCAGGATTGTCATCACCGGCTTCAACAAGGCCATTGCGGTTTTAAACCGTCCGGCCAAAAGGCCGGCCGCCACGCCCGCTGCCAGCGCAATTCCGATACCCGCTGCCGCCCGCCACAGCGACACGCCGATTCCGGCCGTCTGAAACTGCCGCAGCAAATCCCAAGCCTGTTCAAACACAGACAAAGGCGGCGGCAGCATAAACCCGCCGAACACTTCGCTGCCCCAGGCCCACAAGGCCACCGCTGCCATCGCCACGCCCAAGCCGGCAAAGCCGCTCCAAAGATAGTCGGCAATGTAAAACAACACGGGCTGCGGCTTGCGGATTTTGTCGGTTTTAATCATGGCGGTGTACGGGGTACAGGCCGTCTGAAAACGGGAAACAGGTTTTCAGACGGCCTTTTGGTTTATTCGGACAGGATTCTGTAAACGGCTTTGGCAATAAAGGTTTCGTAATCGTTGCAGATCAGGCCGCTGCCGAAATCTGCGGCAACGGGCGCGGTGTGCAGGGTTAGGCTGTCGTTTTGCACTAAATCAAGATACTGCCGCACATAAGCGTTTTTGTCGGCAGGGGTGTCGGTTTCGGGTAGGGCAAGGACATACAGCAGGGTTTTGGCAGGCGGATGCACCCATGCCGGATTGTTGTCGTACGAGAGTTTTCGGTATTTGTCCAAATGATGGGCATGAAAGGTTTCCCATTTGTCGAATCCGCCGTTGTTTTTGTAATAGGGAAGTTTGGCGGGAATAATGAAAATCTGGAAATAGGGAGTATTGCTGCTCTGGATATTGGCGGTTTCGCCGAGCATGTTTTCAAAGTAGTTGTTGGCGTTTTGCGCGTAGTTCTGCATCACGAATTTGACGGCGATGCCTGCAACAGCCTTGTTTTGACGGTTTGTTACGGCAATATCCACGTTTTTGTCGATATACCGCCCTTTAATCCGCCCTTCTTTGCCCGTGCCGTAGCCGAGCGATTGTACGGTGTAGTCTGCGCCCAGTCTTGCGGCCAAATCTTCGGCAATGGATCCGTGCAGGATTTTCAGTTTTTCGTTGCTGTGCGAACCGGTTTCTAAAAATCTGACAAACGATTTTTGTAAAACTTTTAAAAACCGAATGTTATCCATATTGCTGCTTTCTTTCAAAACAATGTGTGCTTTGTGGCGGACACATATACGGGAAATTCTTTAATCTGTTTGGTAGACACCGATTTGTAGCCGCCCGAGAAGTCTTTTCCTGTGAGACGTATGTAGCGGAAAAAATCAGGCGAGGACAGGGTGTTTGCCAAAAGCCTCTGGTCGCTGTGTTCGTTTTTTGCGGTAATCAGGATGCCGGAATAGACGCAGACTTTTGCTGGCAGTCCGAAAAAGCGTACTTGGTCGTATACCAGTGTACTCAAAACGGTTTTTTCTTTGTCTGCGCTTTGGATGCCCTGGCTGCGGCCGAATTCGTACCATGCGGTTTTATCGTCCAAATCGCGTTTCAGCAGCTCTTCTTTATGGGCGGCGAGGTAGGCGTAACCCAAGGGGAAGCGCTCGGCCAGTTCGCTTTCGGTGTAGGGAACCTGCCTGCCTTTGGCGTTTTTGTAATAGGGGAAGACTATCCGTTCGGCCTCGTCTTGCAGGCTGCCTTTGTAGCGCGATCCTTTGACTATCGGGCGTAAAAGGGCTGTTTCGACGACTGCGCCGTTGAAATCGGCCGTGCCGTCGCCGCGTTCTGCCGCGCGGCCGATAAAAATTTTGTCGCGCAGGGTGGCAAAACCGTATTGGATGTCGAAAAAGTCGCCGAGCCGTGCATTTTTTCCGGCGGCAAGTTCGTGCAGAAAGCGGCTGTTTTCGCTGTCGGACAATGCCCAGCGGCGGCTGTCAAGTGCGGCAAAGGGAATACGGTTGACGGTTTTCAGACGGCCTGCTTCGTATTCGGCGTAATCGAAGCATTCGGCATTTTGCTGCGCGAAATCCATCACGGTAATCGCGGTGTAGGTGGAAAAACCCGCAAACACTTTTTCCGCTTTCATGTCGCACAGTACTTTCAGGCTGCCCTGCTGCTGCAAAAAGGCGCGGAAACGGCGGTAGGATGTGTTGTAGAGAAAGCTGTTGGGGGTAATGAAGCCGAGCCTGCCGTCGGGCTTGAGCATGGCAAACGCCATCTCGAAAAAGGCCAAATACATATCGGTGGTGCCGACGGCGTAACGGAAATGCCGTTTGATAAAGCGGCGGGTGTCTTCCGGCAGGTTGTGGATGCGGATGTAGGGCGGATTGCCGACTACCCAGTCGAACGCCTGACTATGGTTTGCGTAAAGACGCAGGGTATCTCCGTGCGTAATCTGCCATGACACGGACAGGCCGCCGAGGGCTTCGGCAGCCAGCTTGTCCAAGCGTGCGATACATTTGCGCCATGCGGTTTCGTCGGTTTCGATGGCGCAAACGTATTGCGACAGCTCGGTGGCGGTTTGTGCGGCGGGCTGTTTTGCTTCTTGTGCGGCGGCAAGGTAGCGGCGCACGATTTCCGTCAAAAATGCGCCGTCGCCGCAGGCCGGCTCCATTATGGAACGCTGCAACACCGCACGGCCTGTGTAGCCGCAGGCATCCAGAATGGCGCAGACGATGTGCGGCGGGGTGATGACCTGGCCGAGGGTTTTGGCTTTGTTCATACGGATACCGTTTTCAGACGGCCACGGGGGCTTTGATGTGGGGGTGGGGGTCGTAGCCGCTTAGTTCGAAGTCTTCGAATTTGAAGTTGAAAATGTCGGTTACGGCGGGGTTCAGCGTCATTTGCGGCAGGGGGCGCGGTTCGCGGGCAAGTTGCAGATGCGCCTGTTCGATGTGGTTGCCGTACAGGTGTGCGTCGCCGAGGGTGTGGATAAATTCGCCGGGCTGCAAACCGCACACCTGCGCCACCATCATGGTGAGCAGCGCGTAGCCGGCGATGTTGAAGGGCACGCCGAGGAAGATGTCGGCGCTGCGCTGGTAGAGCTGGCAGGAGAGTTTGCCGCCGGCAACGTAAAACTGAAACAGGGCGTGGCAGGGGGGCAGTGCCATTTCGTCAACGAGGGCGGGGTTCCAGGCGGAAACAATCAGGCGGCGGCTGTCGGGGTTGCGTTTGATTTGTTCCACAACGTTGGCAATTTGGTCGATGTGGCGGCCGTCGGGGGCGGGCCACGAACGCCATTGGTAGCCGTAAACGGGGCCGAGGTCGCCGTTTTCGTCGGCCCATTCGTCCCAGATGCTGACGTTGTTGTCGTGCAGGTATTTGATGTTGGTGTCGCCGCGCAGAAACCATAAAAGTTCGTGGATGATGGAACGCAGGTGCAGCTTTTTGGTGGTAACGAGGGGGAAGCCTTGTTGCAGGTCGAAACGCATTTGGTGGCCGAAAACGGAGCGGGTGCCGGTGCCGGTGCGGTCGGATTTGTCGGTGCCGGTGTCGAGGACGCGGCGCATGAGGTCGAGATATTGGCGCATGGGGATTCCTGTTTGTGTGTTCGGAGGCCGTCTGAAAACGGGATTTTGTTTTTCAGACGGCCTTCTGCTGTGGTTTACCAATAGGTAACGAATGGTTCCAAATCGGTGTTTTTTTCTTCTTTGGGGAAGGCGTGCTGTGCGGTGCCGACCATGATGAAGCCGATGATTTTGTCTTTTTCGCCGCAGCCCATTTCCTGACGCAGGACGGGGCTGCCGCACCACAGGCCGGTAATCCAGACGTTGTCGTAGCCCAGGGCGTTGGTGGCAAGCTGTATGGCGTAGGCGGCCGCGCCCGCGCTGAGCATTTGCTCCCATTCGGGTTTGGGCTTTTGTGCGGCGGTGGCGGGTTTGGCGATGACGGCGATGGCCATGGGGGCGAAGTCGGCGACTTTTCCGGCTTTGGCCATGCTCTCGCTGCCGAGCTTCATTTGTACGACGGTGTCTTCAAGGGCGCGGCGGAAGCGGGCTTTGGCTGCGCTGCCGTGTATGACGACGAAACGCCACGGGGTCAGGCCGCCGTGGTCGGGAACTTGGGTGGCGCATTGGAAAACGGTTTCCAGCTCGAGTTCGTCGGGTGCGGGTTCGGTCAGCTCGCGTACGGAGCGGCGGGTGGAGAGGAGGTCGAGTGCGTCCATGGGGACTGTCCTTTCGGGTTGGCGGCCGCAGTTGTTTTCAGACGGCCTGGTCGGGAAAGCGGTGCGGCGGCATGAAGGCCGCCTGAAAAGGTGTTCAGACGGCCTAGTCGGGGCGGGAAGGCGGATTGGATGCGTTGGCTTTTTCCACTTCTTCCCAGGCGCGCAGGATTAGGGCGGGGTCGTTGTCTTTGAGCAGCTCTGCTTCGGAGAGCATCCGCCGCCACTGGCGTGCGCCGTTGAGGCCGTGCATCAGGCCGAGGCAGTGGCGTGTGATGTGGCGCAGGATGCTGCCGCGTCCCGAAGCAAGCTGCGCGGCGGCGTAGTCTTTCAGACGGCCTGCCAGCTCGGCGTAATCCGCAGGATCGTGCGTGTCGCCGTAAAACAGCCGGTCCCAGTCGCGCATGATCATCGGGTTGTGGTAGCACTCGCGGCCTATCATTACGCCGTCTACATATTCCAGATGCGCGGCGGCTTCGGCATTGGTTTTCACGCCGCCGTTGAGGATGATTTCCAGCGCGGGAAATTCGTGTTTGAGACGATAGACATAATCGTATTTCAGCGGCGGAACTTCGCGGTTTTCCTTGGGTGAGAGGCCGTCCAGCCAGGCGTTGCGGGCATGGACGATGTAGGTGGTGCAGGTGGTTTTTCCGGCGAGCGTGCCGACAAAATCGGCCAGGGTGTGGTATTCGGTTTGCCGGTCCACGCCGATGCGGTGTTTGACTGTAATGTCGCAGCCGGGGGCGGCATCCTGCATGGCGTTGAGGCAGTCGGCCACCAGCGGCACTTCGTTCATCAGGCATGCGCCGAACGCGCCTTTCTGCACGCGCGGGCTGGGGCAGCCGCAGTTGAGGTTGATTTCGTCGTAGCCGTATGCCGCCGCTTTGGCCGCCGCCTGTGCCAACAGGGCGGGATCGCTGCCGCCCAGTTGCAGGGCGACGGGGTTTTCGCAGTCGTTTTTCAGCAGGAAGCGGTCCGCATCGCCGTATACCACTGCGCCGGCATTGACCATTTCGGTGTAAAGCAGGGCATGGCGGCTGATTTGGCGGGCGAGAAAACGGAAGTGCCGGTCGGTCCAGTCAAGCATGGGGGCGACGGAAAGGCGGCGGGGAAAGGGTTTGTTTTTGATTGTTTTTTTTGTGTCTGGCATGGTCGGATTCGTTTGGGCGGGGCGGGCGGATTGTACAGAAAGCACGGCGGTTAGTAAAAAGGCGCGGGCTCTGCGCCGCAGGGGCTGCAATAAGGCCGTCTGAAAAGTTTTCAGACGGCCTTTTCTTTAAATATCGGGCTTATTCTTTGTGGTTTTGGCGGTAGTAGTCCCATTCGTCCACAACGCTGCCGTCGGGCAGGCGGCACATGCCGTATTCGTTGCCTTCTTTGTCTTTGCGGATTTCGCTTTTGCCGCCTTGTTCTACGCAGTATACGGATGCGGGGTTGGCCATGCCGACGGCGGTGCTTTCCGGCTGTGCGGCGGGTTGGTCTGCTGTGGAGCAGGCGGACAGGACGGCTGCGGCGGCCAGGGCGGACAGGGTGTGGATGGTTTTCATGTTTGGGCTTTCTGTTGGTGTCAGGTTGTACGGCGCAGGCGGAAGAATGTTTGCAGTATTTCGCGGGATTCGTCTGCGAGTATGCCGCCGAATACGGCGGTGTGGGCATTCAGGCGGTGGTCGGCAAAGAGGTTGCATACGCTGCCTGCCGCACCGCTTTTGGGTTCGGCGGCGGCGAAGATAACACGTTTTATGCGTGCCTGCATCAGGGCGGAGGCACACATGGAACAGGGTTCGAGTGTGATGTAGGCATCGCAGCCGTCGAGGCGCATGCTGCCGAGGCGTTGGCCGGCCGCCGTGAGGGCGAGGATTTCGGCGTGGGCGGCGACGCTGTGTTGTGCGATGCAGGCGTTGTGCGCGGCGGCGAGGATGGTGCCGTGGCGGACGATGACTGCGCCGACGGGTACTTCGCCTGCGGCGGCTGCCTGCCGGGCTTCTTGCAGTGCGGCGGCCATGAATTGACGGGCTTCGCATTCGGGCGGCGGCAGGTCGGCGGGGGGGTGTTTTTTGAGTGCGTCGAGCAGGGCGGCTTTGTGTTCGGCGGTGAGCTCGTACACGGTGATGCCTGCTTCGGCGGCGGCAAGCTGCCAGAGGATGCTGCGGGTGAGGGTGTGGCCGGAGGCTTTGAGCAGGAGGAAGGTTTTGACCGCGCCGGTTTGGCGCAGGTGGCGGTGTGTGCCGATGCCGAGTGTGTGCAGGGCGCGGAGGACGGAGGGGGCGAAGGGCGGGGTGGTGAGCATGGTGTGCCGTGCGTTTTTCAGACGGCCTGCGGGGTGTTGCAGGCCGTCTGAAAAGGGGGTTAGCGGTTGTTCAGACGGCCTTTTGCGTCTTTTTTCTGGTTGGCGATGCCCATGAGGAGGGCGAGGATGGTCATGATGGACAGGGTGGCGGTGCCGCCGTAGCTGACGAGCGGGAGAGGTACGCCGACGACGGGCAGGATGCCGCTGACCATGCCCATGTTGACGAAGGCGTAGCAGAAGAAGGTCATGGTGAGCGCGCCGGCC harbors:
- a CDS encoding nitroreductase family protein, which produces MDALDLLSTRRSVRELTEPAPDELELETVFQCATQVPDHGGLTPWRFVVIHGSAAKARFRRALEDTVVQMKLGSESMAKAGKVADFAPMAIAVIAKPATAAQKPKPEWEQMLSAGAAAYAIQLATNALGYDNVWITGLWCGSPVLRQEMGCGEKDKIIGFIMVGTAQHAFPKEEKNTDLEPFVTYW
- a CDS encoding HsdM family class I SAM-dependent methyltransferase; translation: MNKAKTLGQVITPPHIVCAILDACGYTGRAVLQRSIMEPACGDGAFLTEIVRRYLAAAQEAKQPAAQTATELSQYVCAIETDETAWRKCIARLDKLAAEALGGLSVSWQITHGDTLRLYANHSQAFDWVVGNPPYIRIHNLPEDTRRFIKRHFRYAVGTTDMYLAFFEMAFAMLKPDGRLGFITPNSFLYNTSYRRFRAFLQQQGSLKVLCDMKAEKVFAGFSTYTAITVMDFAQQNAECFDYAEYEAGRLKTVNRIPFAALDSRRWALSDSENSRFLHELAAGKNARLGDFFDIQYGFATLRDKIFIGRAAERGDGTADFNGAVVETALLRPIVKGSRYKGSLQDEAERIVFPYYKNAKGRQVPYTESELAERFPLGYAYLAAHKEELLKRDLDDKTAWYEFGRSQGIQSADKEKTVLSTLVYDQVRFFGLPAKVCVYSGILITAKNEHSDQRLLANTLSSPDFFRYIRLTGKDFSGGYKSVSTKQIKEFPVYVSATKHTLF
- a CDS encoding putative hemolysin, with translation MKTIHTLSALAAAAVLSACSTADQPAAQPESTAVGMANPASVYCVEQGGKSEIRKDKEGNEYGMCRLPDGSVVDEWDYYRQNHKE
- the dusA gene encoding tRNA dihydrouridine(20/20a) synthase DusA; this translates as MPDTKKTIKNKPFPRRLSVAPMLDWTDRHFRFLARQISRHALLYTEMVNAGAVVYGDADRFLLKNDCENPVALQLGGSDPALLAQAAAKAAAYGYDEINLNCGCPSPRVQKGAFGACLMNEVPLVADCLNAMQDAAPGCDITVKHRIGVDRQTEYHTLADFVGTLAGKTTCTTYIVHARNAWLDGLSPKENREVPPLKYDYVYRLKHEFPALEIILNGGVKTNAEAAAHLEYVDGVMIGRECYHNPMIMRDWDRLFYGDTHDPADYAELAGRLKDYAAAQLASGRGSILRHITRHCLGLMHGLNGARQWRRMLSEAELLKDNDPALILRAWEEVEKANASNPPSRPD
- a CDS encoding thymidylate synthase, yielding MRQYLDLMRRVLDTGTDKSDRTGTGTRSVFGHQMRFDLQQGFPLVTTKKLHLRSIIHELLWFLRGDTNIKYLHDNNVSIWDEWADENGDLGPVYGYQWRSWPAPDGRHIDQIANVVEQIKRNPDSRRLIVSAWNPALVDEMALPPCHALFQFYVAGGKLSCQLYQRSADIFLGVPFNIAGYALLTMMVAQVCGLQPGEFIHTLGDAHLYGNHIEQAHLQLAREPRPLPQMTLNPAVTDIFNFKFEDFELSGYDPHPHIKAPVAV
- a CDS encoding tRNA-specific adenosine deaminase — translated: MLTTPPFAPSVLRALHTLGIGTHRHLRQTGAVKTFLLLKASGHTLTRSILWQLAAAEAGITVYELTAEHKAALLDALKKHPPADLPPPECEARQFMAAALQEARQAAAAGEVPVGAVIVRHGTILAAAHNACIAQHSVAAHAEILALTAAGQRLGSMRLDGCDAYITLEPCSMCASALMQARIKRVIFAAAEPKSGAAGSVCNLFADHRLNAHTAVFGGILADESREILQTFFRLRRTT
- a CDS encoding ABC transporter permease, giving the protein MIKTDKIRKPQPVLFYIADYLWSGFAGLGVAMAAVALWAWGSEVFGGFMLPPPLSVFEQAWDLLRQFQTAGIGVSLWRAAAGIGIALAAGVAAGLLAGRFKTAMALLKPVMTILLAMPPIVWVVMALFWFGFGNPGVLFTVVVLVTPLTFSGAAVGMAGVDKKNEELFDAYRLGLVKKIRYLYLPHLTGYLISSVGVAVAMGVKVVIMAELLGADEGIGAKIADARAMLETSTVMAYVVLVVAFVALFEYLVIKPLEILFMPWRR